In Synechococcales cyanobacterium T60_A2020_003, the genomic stretch ATGATACATTGAGGGAGCATCATGCTATTGTGCAATATTGCCTCAATGGGCATTCATGGACTCAGGCGTAAGTCGGGTTTGCGACGGGCGAATTCCTGGCAAGCGTGATGGCTCTATTCTCTAGTACGGTTCCCATGTATCTCAAACGGCTCCACCTCAAGCAATTTCGTAATTACGTTGATCAACAGGTGGAGTTCTTGGCTCCAAAAACCATCTTGGTTGGGGATAATGCCCAGGGGAAGTCGAATCTGTTGGAAGCGGTTGAACTGCTGTCTACGCTGCGATCGCACCGAGCCCTGCGCGATCGCGAACTGGTGTTGGACGGGGAATCAACGGGACAAATCACGGCGATTCTCACCCGCGATGCAGGTGACGTAGACCTTGCCCTGATCCTCCGCAGCAATGGTCGTCGCACCGTCGCCCAGAATGGCGTAACGCTAAAACGCCAGCTCGACTTTTTGGGACTTCTCAATGCGGTACAGTTTTCCAGTCTGGATTTAGACCTCGTGCGGGGCAGTCCGGGACAACGACGGGTTTGGATTGATGGGTTGCTGGTACAGCTAGAGCCTATCTATGCCCACATTTTGCAGGAGTACAACAAGGTTTTGCGTCAGCGCAACGCTCTGTTGAAAAGTCTCTTCAAAACGGATCGCTCAGGACAGACCGATGAGTCTACGCAACTGGCGATTTGGGATGCCCAACTGGCAACGATGGGGGTACGGGTGATTCGGCGGCGATCGCGCGTGATTCAACGGCTAGCTCCGATCGCCCAGGCATGGCATCAATCCATTAGCAGCAGTACAGAGATGTTGGAAATGCGCTATCTACCTAATGTTGCTATTGAGAAGGATGATCCCAGTGCCATCCAAGGTGCCTTTTTAGACAAAATCCAGCAACGGGCGATCGCAGAACAGCAGCAAGCGACAACGCTGGTAGGGCCGCATCGGGATGAGGTGGAGTTTTTGATTAACGGTACACCTGCGCGGCAGTATGGTTCCCAGGGACAGCAGCGCACCTTGGTGTTGGCGTTGAAGTTGGCGGAGTTGAAGCTGATCGAAGCGGTAATCGGAGAACCTCCCCTTTTGTTGTTGGATGATGTGTT encodes the following:
- the recF gene encoding DNA replication/repair protein RecF, coding for MYLKRLHLKQFRNYVDQQVEFLAPKTILVGDNAQGKSNLLEAVELLSTLRSHRALRDRELVLDGESTGQITAILTRDAGDVDLALILRSNGRRTVAQNGVTLKRQLDFLGLLNAVQFSSLDLDLVRGSPGQRRVWIDGLLVQLEPIYAHILQEYNKVLRQRNALLKSLFKTDRSGQTDESTQLAIWDAQLATMGVRVIRRRSRVIQRLAPIAQAWHQSISSSTEMLEMRYLPNVAIEKDDPSAIQGAFLDKIQQRAIAEQQQATTLVGPHRDEVEFLINGTPARQYGSQGQQRTLVLALKLAELKLIEAVIGEPPLLLLDDVLAELDLNRQDKLLETIQDHFQTLITTTHLNAFDAEWLKSSQVLKVERGQIEG